The stretch of DNA agggggtggaggaaggGGAAGCGGTTGCTGCAACCGGTATCTCTGGGCGCTCACTCGTCGGGGCAACATGTGGGGATATGGCTGcggagaaacacaaacattcatgttAAATATGAGTCCATTACGAAAGAAGGAAAGTTCAAGatgttggagaaagaaaagactttAAAAGCAGCATCGACAAGAGCAGGTTTACATTAATGTGACACTGTGTGACAATTGTTTTGGTAGCAAGTAAAGGGAATCAGATTACAATTTCAAAGTCAGTTGTTGAATGACAGTACTATGTATAAGCTACAAGTGTTCAATGTAAAAGGCTTTGGAGTTGTTGGAAAGTACTTTGGACGGAGCTGTGCTGAGCAACAGCAGGTTATGTTACATACGTTCTGTTAAGCAGGAAAAGCACAACAATAATGATTTTGTTAAAGCAATTACTGCAATGAGATGTagcaatttgtatttttagttacagcttttctttgtctgacGTTTTACTCAACATATTACCCTTGGCTTATATGCAGCCTTTTGGGTGAGAAACACTCTTGTTCCTCCTCTACCACCAAGGTGACTGTGAACAAGTTAGTTAGGCCCAAACTGCTGGACTAGAAGAGTTTGGGAAATGCAGTTTTCCTCAGGGTTTCAGCAGGATTCTTAAAGTTAAATTCAAGACATTTGAATTGCCAATAGATGCAATTTAATACCTGTTTCACTACCATACCAGCCCAAGTATATAATATGCATGTCTACGTTATTTATGAGACTTGgaactgtacaaaaaaaaagactggatggatgatggatgggtAGCTGGGATCAGATTTAGAGATTGGGTAAGAAGCTCCAATATCCGAGATGAGCGGGAAGTGGAGCAGCTGCCCTTTCGCACTGAAAGGAGTCATTTGAGGTGGTTCAGGCATCTGATTAGGATGCATCTCCTGAGCACCTCCCATTGGAGGACTTCCAGGCTCATCCAACTGGGAGGAGGCCCCAGCAAAGACCCAGAACACACTGGAATCATTATATATCTCATCTGTCCTCAGGACCCCCAGGGGAAGCTGGAAAACGTTGCTGGTGAGAGGGATTTCTGGAGTACTTTGCTGCTACCCTGAACCAAACCCAGCAGggttagataaataaataatgcatatatatatatatataattttttgtcCATTATAAGATGATAAGTTTCATAGCTATCGTAGCAAGCAGATGTGACATTGTTTGCTCTCAGTCCGTTGGTGCATCATTCCATCCCACTTTTAGTTTATAGTTGTGTAACTTCTCTCAAATGTATATAACTAACTGTACTGTCTGCAGCAAGCAGGAGAAAATGTTGACTGAGACTTTTACAAGtttaatttcaaactttttaatAGCCtataatgcattttaaaaaggtAACCATGGTCAATTCAAGGCTTTTTAAGACTTGCAGATTGCACATTTACTCAACCACCACCAGCTTCTGAAAGCACTGTGCTGAAGGTGTAGGTCAGGTCATGTTAAAGAATAATTGTATGTATCAATTTCCCCATGAAATAACGGACCAAAAACTTGCGAGAGGCCATCTTACCACTCCAAAGGGAAGCTCCTGATGCAGAGGCTCTTGAGGAAGGTACTGCAGGGGCAGAGAAGGAGGCAGCGCTGGTGGGTGATGAGAGGGAGGGTAGGAGAAGGTCCCTAATGGGTGCTGGTCCCCCCTTAGGTCAACTTCATTCTCTACCCTATGTagaggctgaggagagagagaaacattgtCAGTAAGAcactaaaaacataaaaaattacataaatgtgtgtagCATATACAGTACTCACCATGCGTGGGTGCTGAGGCTGTAAAGGGACAAACTGGCTCAAAGGAGTAAGGTGCGGCGGCTGGTGGGGGGGTACAGACGGGGTTGGGTGCAATACAAAATGTTCGCTGGAGATCAGGGGTGGAAAGGCTTGATAAGACACTGGCATATGCTGCATGGTACATGCCTGTATGAGCTGAgaattgggggggaaaaaacacaagaagggACATACATTTATATGTCAATtgaattttttggggatttcaaCAATTAAACTAAATTTTTTGGAACAGCCTTCATCTAACAAAAGTAAATTAGCTCCTTTAATAGTAAAGCACTTACAGTAAAAGCATGATATAAATGTGTAGTGAACAGAAGCAATGCATTACATAAAGCCAGAGTACTGACAATATTCCCACAACGCCaaacatgttattattttttccaacgTCAAGGCTACATTACAAATCCTGCATAGTGACAGCAGCGGCTTATTTGTTAGTCGTGAACAGTGACACATTGCATGGCTGGTATGATGGTGTGCTATACATGGAGGCCACTGACATTTGGGCTCTTCCTTTTCAAactcacaggaggaggaaggcagcagagcagagagagctgTCCGCTGAACATTACCGAGCATGCTGGGAGCTGCTGAGTGTTGCACCCTGGAAGGGGCTGCCCGGTGTGGATGGGAAATCCGTGTGTCGTCACCGTCGTAACAGTGTATGATATTGGAACTGATCCCTGGTGCATCTTTTgagaaaagaggggagaggagatggggtGACTCCACAATCAGCCATAAACCAGAAGACTgtctgccaaaaaaaaaccaactcatGTAAACTACACCACACCCTGCATGGTTTTTTACTAAACCTTTATATTACTGCGACATTTGGTCAGGCAACACAGCGAATCATattcaataaatgttttgccTTCCTAATCCTCACCCACCAGGCTGGTCTAGTTCTCTTACCTGGTCATGTAGATCCACCATGATGGGACTCTGCTGGGGCAGGTGAGCAGCAGGGTGAAGCATGCGTGGTGGTGTGCTGGTGTGGCTGTATTGTCTGGACTCATCTAAAGGAACCTGTTGGTGATGCTGGGAAAAAAGCAGATGGTGGAAGTTCTCATCGTGGACCAGGGAAGTGTGCAGCACCGGTCTGTCTCGTCTCCCCCACTGGCGTCTCACTGGTGGGCTTTAAGATcatatggggaaaaaatgaatcattgcCGCAGACAGTTCAATACATACAATAAGCCCTCAAGACTTATCAGGTACATGGACAGaatgttgttttcttaaaatgagCTCTCAATGGCCTTAGTCAAGGTGGACAGTTGTTTCACACTATGaccaattaaatgtttttaaatgtaaaaaaaaaaaagaaaaagaaagaagataaagataaaagttGTTAGTCAATCACGACGCAAATTGATCAGTTACAACACTggtttggtgattttttttttttacatcctgaaaaatgtatcaatttgAGCAAATGCCACTATTTACAAGCAAACTATTGACAGACACAACGTGGCCATATTTTTCCTTCCACATAAAGTATCTTGTAAAGATCAGAGtcatgtgtttcagtgtttcattatGTTGGCACGTCTTACAGTGGGGGTTTGAATATTgcttaaaaagaacaacaactcttATTCCAATAATAAAGAGATTATACCTTCTCCTGAGATGCACCGGGGCGTTGCAGGGCTCTCCGAGGAACCTCCTCGGATTCAAGGGGGCTGTTGGTGGCAGCCTATTTACTGCTATTTCCCATGGTCGCATTGGTGACGTCGTGCAGACGAGTCACTCTCTGGGAATGGAAACTGTACAGTGGAGGCACTTGAATGTTGCCTCTGATTGTCTTAACcctgaaaaacaatacaaaaaaaaacaataaatggacAACTCAATACATTTCGCTTCTTATGCCAAAGAGTTTATCATATCCTTAATCTTATTAACTGGACATGCAGttgagaaaaatagaaaataaaagtccaccttttaaactttaaaaaaagacagatttttagATGGATCACACCACACTGCAAAGTGGGTGTacattataataatcataataattacagggtagtaaaagaaaaaaaataataattacactgtTAGTATTTCTCCAAGGTACAACTACTCGACTtcttatattctatattttcacCGTGTTCTTAGGCACATCATGCATCAGCCAACTTCTCCACAGTTGCATGACGACGACTGTTATAAGCATCCTCTACATGCATCAACATAAACGCAAGTCTGCCAAACCAGCCCAGGTGCTTTTGGACAGCAAAAGCTacatgtcccaaaaaaaaaaaaaaaaaactccaagtCATGTTGTAATTGCTTAGTGAAAAGATTTAATTCTACAaatcccacctctctctctctctctcatgattAGTGATGGCTGTTTCACCAACTGTCTTGTGAATTTGTGCTTTATTTGCTTGGAAAACGCACTGACAAAAGGTGAATGCActgttcaaaaacacaaaggatATGCATGGACAACTATGTTGACAAACACCAGCATGGTGTCTGCTACTCGAGTCCAATGAGACGGATCAAGATCTAGGCCATAtgcaaaagaggaaacaaacacgtgacagaaattaaaatatttcattttgtgttataACAAACACTTAAAAGAATGTATTGGTTCATTCGGCAGTATAAAGGAACCTGATAAATAGGGGTCGCTGTGGCCCGCCCGGAAGGGAACATGGAGAGCCATGTGCTCAGAAgacaaagcaacaacaaaagatgCGGTAGGTCGCACGGACCGCTCGCCACCACACAGTCGACGAGGCCGCAGGACGAGTCGCCGTGTTCCTCACTAGCACCGCGCACAGCCGAGCCCCGCGTCGCAGCGGCGACGAGACGTGATCGCCGTTATCTCACTTCAAGGGGTAAATTCGACGTCCGCTGTtgaaggaggcgggggggggctgCTAACTTTAGCCAAGCTAGGCTAACGCTTTGTCCGAGCACAGGTTGCTGCTGCAGCGCGCTAACTAGCCAGCGTGCTCGTGTGATACGAGCTCGGTCAAACCGCTGCTGGCTCGtcccctgtctgtgtgtcctgCCCACAGCAGCGGACCTGCCGCGGCTCGGACCAGGGTTGTGCGGAGACGTCCAGCTGTGTGAGTTCCTTACTTTCTTTGCTAGTTCGCT from Scophthalmus maximus strain ysfricsl-2021 chromosome 9, ASM2237912v1, whole genome shotgun sequence encodes:
- the rnf44 gene encoding RING finger protein 44 isoform X1 — encoded protein: MRPWEIAVNRLPPTAPLNPRRFLGEPCNAPVHLRRSPPVRRQWGRRDRPVLHTSLVHDENFHHLLFSQHHQQVPLDESRQYSHTSTPPRMLHPAAHLPQQSPIMVDLHDQMHQGSVPISYTVTTVTTHGFPIHTGQPLPGCNTQQLPACSVMFSGQLSLLCCLPPPLIQACTMQHMPVSYQAFPPLISSEHFVLHPTPSVPPHQPPHLTPLSQFVPLQPQHPRMPLHRVENEVDLRGDQHPLGTFSYPPSHHPPALPPSLPLQYLPQEPLHQELPFGVPYPHMLPRRVSAQRYRLQQPLPLPPPPPSYYPGFLPYFLSMLPVPPTAVGPAISLDLDVDDVEMENYEALLNLAERLGEAKPRGLTKADIEQLPSYRFNSENHLSEQTLCVVCFSDFECRQLLRVLPCNHEFHAKCVDKWLKTNRTCPICRADASDIHREVE
- the rnf44 gene encoding RING finger protein 44 isoform X2; the protein is MRPWEIAVNRLPPTAPLNPRRFLGEPCNAPVHLRRSPPVRRQWGRRDRPVLHTSLVHDENFHHLLFSQHHQQVPLDESRQYSHTSTPPRMLHPAAHLPQQSPIMVDLHDQMHQGSVPISYTVTTVTTHGFPIHTGQPLPGCNTQQLPACSLIQACTMQHMPVSYQAFPPLISSEHFVLHPTPSVPPHQPPHLTPLSQFVPLQPQHPRMPLHRVENEVDLRGDQHPLGTFSYPPSHHPPALPPSLPLQYLPQEPLHQELPFGVPYPHMLPRRVSAQRYRLQQPLPLPPPPPSYYPGFLPYFLSMLPVPPTAVGPAISLDLDVDDVEMENYEALLNLAERLGEAKPRGLTKADIEQLPSYRFNSENHLSEQTLCVVCFSDFECRQLLRVLPCNHEFHAKCVDKWLKTNRTCPICRADASDIHREVE